Proteins encoded by one window of Rhizobium sp. NLR16a:
- a CDS encoding glucose 1-dehydrogenase: MQRNAPDFSLEGKVTLVTGASRGIGRACALACAAAGSDIVLGVRDVAASADLVAELEGTGRKVLAVELEIPNKAHIAQAVDAALTTFDRIDVLVNNVGVAPGNLAELVEEKDLDEILDVNVKGTFLMTQAVGRQMIKQNGGRIISISSQAGTVALRGEAIYCMSKAAINHLSRCLAAEWARYNITVNTVSPTFIHTDGTAPFLSDAANRQATLDHIPLGRIGETDDVVGAVVFLASPAASLITGANLLVDGGWSVA, from the coding sequence ATGCAGAGGAACGCGCCGGACTTCAGCCTTGAGGGCAAAGTGACTTTGGTAACAGGCGCGAGCCGTGGCATCGGGCGAGCTTGCGCGCTTGCCTGTGCCGCGGCAGGCTCCGATATTGTCTTGGGGGTCCGTGACGTCGCAGCCTCGGCGGACCTGGTCGCCGAGCTCGAGGGCACGGGACGAAAAGTCCTCGCTGTTGAACTGGAAATTCCCAACAAAGCCCATATCGCACAAGCCGTCGACGCGGCGTTGACGACGTTTGATCGGATCGACGTCCTCGTCAACAATGTCGGCGTGGCTCCCGGCAATCTCGCCGAGCTCGTCGAGGAGAAGGACCTCGACGAGATCCTCGATGTCAACGTCAAGGGCACCTTCCTGATGACCCAGGCGGTCGGGCGCCAGATGATCAAGCAGAATGGCGGCCGGATCATCAGCATCAGCTCACAGGCCGGCACCGTGGCCCTGCGCGGCGAGGCCATCTATTGCATGAGCAAGGCGGCCATCAATCACCTCTCGCGCTGCCTTGCGGCCGAGTGGGCACGCTACAATATCACCGTCAACACCGTATCGCCGACCTTCATCCATACGGATGGCACGGCACCCTTTCTATCCGACGCCGCCAATCGCCAAGCGACGCTCGATCACATTCCCCTCGGCCGGATCGGTGAAACCGATGATGTCGTGGGCGCCGTCGTCTTCCTGGCATCGCCGGCTGCGAGCCTGATCACCGGCGCGAACCTGCTGGTGGACGGTGGCTGGTCCGTCGCCTGA